One Brassica napus cultivar Da-Ae chromosome C2, Da-Ae, whole genome shotgun sequence DNA window includes the following coding sequences:
- the LOC106369787 gene encoding uncharacterized protein LOC106369787, whose product MMKCPCNRCLLTKSLSKDDIEGDLMCYGFLSSYTSWILHGEEVCVTGNTRIPSDVNESELDSALNLLDDIFPDISVNMPGEYGNETTSQPMGADRPSTSSGTFGKGESFDELFADYNQELYPDCTKFTKLSFILKLYHIKCMCKISDKGMSMVLDLMKEAFTHAKLPDSFNDMKKVIRKLGMTYESIHACPNDCMLYWEADAEREICKPRLQRLFMSSKTATHMRWHATASNSDGKLRHPRDGRAWKEFDQNHPEFASDPRHVRLGLATDGFNPFGTMSSSYSIWPVILFPYNFPPWMSMKQTSMILSMVIPGKHMPGNDIDVYLQPLIKELKELWFDGIETLDSSTKQTFNMRAALMWTISDFPGLGNLPGWNTYTASACPSCNYDGIGQQTRHPPATLTGSTIVQQLQQVDVTLGKKNSLVGVGRKRDRSDAGRSSTQQWKKRSIFFELPYWEVTMLRHNLDVMHIEKNVFDNLAYTLLDDKNKSKDNLNARKDLREMDGYASNISSCADVSGRKLAGLKSHDCHVIMRDLFSVAVRNLLPTDVTSAIVEICQFFRDIAAKVLDINELDRLQDRIVVTLCQTRFTRTGRVDDQPLVDTNIRPHSELLLIFPNHGRFVGAGQVYSLSHVERQQAHRHVLINCQLLDPLREKYKNELLTKQTHQSNRHRAIDIDREMHLNIANWLKQKVESNGITDDIRCSALGPSDKVLKYTAYNINGCKFRTAEREANMKTQNSGVYVAAETMSYASSRDPNPRTGIVPYYGNLTEVMELNYYEVFKVLLFRCTWADTRTERGYKTDTYGHHMVNFSRLLHTGDNAEDEPYILASQAKMVYYVKDPSELEWNISIHMQPRDVYDMGDSNGSEQLNDESD is encoded by the exons ATGATGAAATGTCCATGTAACCGTTGTCTTCTAACCAAATCTTTGTCAAAAGATGATATCGAAGGTGACTTGATGTGCTATGGGTTTTTAAGTTCTTACACAAGTTGGATACTACATGGAGAGGAAGTGTGTGTCACAGGAAATACAAGAATACCGTCTGATGTTAATGAGTCTGAATTGGATTCAGCTTTGAATCTTTTAGATGACATTTTTCCCGATATTAGTGTGAATATGCCTGGTGAATATGGAAATGAAACGACCAGTCAACCTATGGGCGCAGACAGACCATCAACTTCCAGTGGAACCTTTGGAAAAGGAGAAAGTTTTGATGAGTTGTTTGCTGATTATAATCAAGAGCTGTATCCAGACTGCACTAAGTTCACGAAGTTGTCCTTTATACTGAAACTATACCATATCAAATGTATGTGCAAGATTAGTGACAAGGGAATGTCCATGGTGCTTGATTTGATGAAAGAAGCATTTACACATGCTAAATTGCCAGATTCGTTTAATGATATGAAAAAGGTTATTCGCAAACTGGGAATGACTTATGAGTCAATCCATGCATGTCCAAATGATTGCATGTTGTATTGGGAGGCAGATGCAGAAAGGGAGATTTGCAAG CCACGGTTGCAACGTTTATTCATGTCATCCAAAACTGCTACTCACATGAGATGGCATGCAACTGCTAGTAACAGTGATGGTAAACTTCGTCATCCAAGAGATGGTAGGGCTTGGAAAGAATTTGACCAAAACCATCCTGAATTTGCTTCTGATCCAAGACATGTCAGATTGGGCTTGGCAACGGATGGTTTTAACCCATTTGGTACGATGAGTAGCAGTTATAGCATCTGGCCGGTGATATTATTTCCTTATAATTTTCCACCGTGGATGTCAATGAAGCAGACATCAATGATCCTCTCTATGGTTATCCCCGGAAAACACATGCCTGGTAATGATATTGATGTCTACTTGCAGCCACTTATCAAAGAGTTGAAGGAGTTATGGTTTGATGGGATTGAAACGTTAGATTCTTCGACAAAGCAAACTTTTAACATGAGAGCAGCTCTTATGTGGACAATTAGTGATTTTCCAGGTCTTGGAAATTTGCCGGGTTGGAATACATATACAGCATCAGCATGTCCAAGCTGTAATTATGATGGAATCGGACAAC AAACTAGGCATCCACCAGCCACACTGACAGGCTCTACAATTGTTCAACAACTACAACAAGTTGATGTTACCCTTGGTAAGAAGAATAGTTTAGTTGGTGTTGGAAGAAAGAGGGATCGAAGTGATGCTGGAAGATCTAGTACTCAACAGTGGAAGAAAAGAAGTATATTTTTCGAGCTGCCCTATTGGGAAGTTACAATGTTGCGACATAATTTGGATGTCATGCACATAGAGAAGAATGTGTTTGACAATCTAGCCTACACATTGTTGGATGACAAAAATAAATCTAAAGATAATCTGAATGCTAGAAAAGATCTTCGTGAGATGG ATGGTTATGCTTCAAACATATCAAGTTGTGCTGATGTTAGTGGTCGAAAGCTAGCAGGCTTAAAAAGCCATGATTGTCACGTGATAATGAGAGATTTATTTTCAGTCGCAGTTCGAAATCTGCTGCCAACAGATGTGACATCAGCCATTGTCGAGATCTGTCAGTTTTTTAGAGATATCGCTGCAAAAGTTCTTGATATCAATGAGCTTGATAGATTACAAGATCGTATTGTGGTGACTTTATGCC AGACACGATTCACTCGGACTGGCCGCGTTGATGATCAGCCTTTAGTTGATACTAACATTAGACCACACTCAGAACTTCTACTTATTTTTCCAAACCATGGAAGATTTGTTGGAGCAGGTCAAGTTTATTCTCTTAGTCATGTTGAGAGACAACAAGCACATCGACATGTATTGATCAACTGTCAACTACTTGATCCATTACGAGA gaaatataaaaatgaGTTGTTGACGAAACAGACTCATCAAAGCAATAGGCATCGTGCTATTGACATTGATCGAGAAATGCATCTTAATATTGCAAACTGGCTCAAACAGAAAGTAGAGTCAAATGGGATAACTGATGATATACGGTGTTCAGCTTTGGGTCCATCTGATAAAGTTTTGAAGTATACAGCTTATAATATCAATGGTTGCAAGTTCCGTACAGCGGAAAGAGAAGCTAATATGAAAACACAAAATAGTGGTGTTTATGTGGCTGCTGAGACTATGAGCTATGCTAGTTCTCGTGATCCTAACCCAAGAACAGGAATTGTTCCATACTATGGCAACCTTACCGAAGTTATGGAGCTCAACTACTATGAAGTTTTCAAAGTTTTATTATTCAGATGTACGTGGGCGGACACCCGTACGGAACGAGGATACAAAACAGATACATATGGTCATCATATGGTAAATTTTTCACGCTTGTTACACACTGGGGATAATGCAGAGGATGAACCATATATATTGGCGTCTCAAGCAAAAATGGTTTACTACGTTAAAGATCCATCTGAATTAGAGTGGAATATTTCAATTCATATGCAGCCGAGAGACGTATATGATATGGGTGATTCAAATGGCTCAGAACAGTTGAATGATGAATCTGATTAA